The following nucleotide sequence is from Roseivirga sp. BDSF3-8.
TGACTGCCGTGTCTTCTGGCCGGGTCTGTACCGTATCGTCCACAGGCTGCTGATTATGCATGAGCTGTCCCATGGTCTTGCTGCCTTCGTAGGGTGACTCAGCGGCCGGGTCTACCGTAATGGTAATGAAGTGTTCACAGCTATCCACCTGGGAAAAAGCAGCATACCCCATCTGACCAAGCGGAAGCTGCTCAGTGCCCTGGAAGCAGAAGTAGGCTTTGGCCTCGCTGTCCTGCAGGTGATAAGCGATCTCGTCAGGTTTAAGGAGGATATTAAGAGGTACTACTGTAGCACCTGCTTTCAGTATACCGTAATAAGCCATAGGAAAATAGGGTAGGTTCGCGCAGCTCAGGGCCACTTTGTCTCCCTGGCGGATACCTGCCTGCCGAAGGCCGGCAGCTACCTGGTTGGCAGCGCCGTTTAGCTGGGCAAATGTCAGGGGGCGTCCTTGAAACACAATGGCTTCTTTATCAGCGTAACGCACCGCACTTTCTTCCAGCAGGATGGCTAAGTTCAACATAGTATTTTCTTTTTTCAGGTTTGTGTGAATGATTTCAGGTGTAAAAGATAAGGAAAATTTAGAGGATAGCAGACAGGTGAAAATTTTTTGTCCTTGTATGGAAAAGCCTCTATGCGAGCATCCAGAGTATAGTATTTCTATAACCTGTCTGTCCTTTTTGCAAAGAAAACCACTACTACACCATGAGAAACCTCCTCTTATTCACCCTTTTGGTTACTACTGCCTTCCAAGCCATAGGGCAGGAATTCACCACCTATGATAATGGCCTGATATACAGTAAACGTACTATGTTTGAATTGCGTGGCATTGTAGACTCGCTGAACCTAACCTACAAAACATGCGATCTTAACCGTACTTATGCTTCTGTTCCTCAGGCACAAGGGTTTTACATCAGCCTCACCGAAGGCAATATGAAGGAGGCCTTTTCCGATATGAAGGACCACATTCCGCTGAAGGCCTTCAGGGAAAAGTACCCTGTGGCAGAAATATCTGACACGCTGCTGGTAATTTCTACTGCTTATACAAATCGTGACCAGGAGGAAAAGGTCCGCCTTTTCAGTATGGGTATGGAAGGAAGTGGCAACTCCCTATATTGTGATGCGGATGTATACAAGGAAGGTGACACCGGCTATTATGTAGTACATTATCCTGCAAACGAATATTCAAAGGAATATATGGAGGCTTATTATATACCACAAACTTTTCACTCCGCGGTCATGCCCAGTACATATGCCCATAAGGTAGGCTATGCGGACTGTCTGATAGACACCACCACCTCTAAGTTTACCCGTGATGCCACCTATGGAAATGTCGATATGCCTGACAATTGGGAGGCCCTGTCTGATAAAAAAAAGGAAAAACTTCTGAGCCGTATGCGACAAACCCGGGTGATGGGTATGTGCAGTATGGATGACAGCCCAAGGCGCCATGCGGTGAATATGGCAGTGCTGTCCGCCGCTACTGTCAACTGGCAAGTCTTCCTGCGAGCCCATCTGGATATTATGAATGATCGCTTTGAGCGCTTAAGCGACGGTAATTATGCATGGACCAGGCGGCAGACCTATATAAAGGAACTGGAGGAGCTTAATATACAGGTGCTGGACCTGATGATAGGTATATCCCTGCGCACAGCTGATCCTGCTGAGCACCACTACACCAGCAGCGTGAGCCGTACTGCCCGGGCCCTTAGCGAAACCCGGTATCCGGAAGTAACTGAGGCTACCCTGCTGGCTATGGTCACTGATGCTAAGCTGGACGTTTTTAATCGCCTAATTGGGTTTTACCTGATTTCAGGGTATGCGGATTATCTGGAGGACGAAACCCATAAGGCCCGTTTGGAGAAAGACATTGCCGCTGCTGTGGCAACACTGCCGGAGTACATCACACGTGAAGTAGAAAATTAGGCCGGGGTAAAACGATAATTCTTTAATTACCAGCTTCGGAGAACATGGCCTGGCTCCAGAGAGCAAAGTGCCTGCACCCCCTGTATTATTACAAAAACAAGTATTAGTAATACTTCTACTGACTGTTTTGCGTTTTCAATGTACATTTGTCCGGACTGATAAATATGAAAAATGCTCTTACCCGTCCCCGGATGTTTGGCTTCGGGGTGGCTACACTTATCTTTCTGGGCCTGAAACTTCTGTTCCGCCAGGCGGATACAGCTTTCTTTCAGTTTCTGCTGGCCCCGGTCAACTTTCTGGTTTGTCTGCTATCCGATAGCAACTCAGTTTACATGCCGGAACAGGGGTATTATCATGCCTTTTATGGGTTTATGATCGATAAATCTTGCAGCGGATATAACCTGATGCTACTCTGCTATTTGATGCTTACGTACCTCTTGCTCAGGTATACGAAAAGAGCTCACTGGGTCTTAACTGCCGTGCCGATAACCCTGGCCCTGGCGTATGTTTTCACCATTTTGGTGAATGCTTCCCGGATTCTCATGTCCATGACCTTTGAGCCTGCCATGGTGAGAAGGGTAGCCTTGGATGAGGTCATCCTTCACGAGGGGATGGGAATAGCTACTCATATTACTTTTCTGGTGCTGCTCTACATAATTTCTGAAACATTCCTGAGACGTAAAAACCTCCATGCGCAATCTGTTTAACCCCTGGTGGCTGTTTATCATAAACACCCTGCCGATTTGCATTCTGTTTTTTCTCTATGGGGCGCAGTACAGCATCATTCAATCGGAACTGAATCCTGAGAGCATCTTTTTATGGAAGGTGTTTGGGGGCATCCTTGGCTGTATGGCCCTGCTGAATGCAGCCTATACGGTCTATCTGATCATAAGAAAAAAACCAGTAAGCCTTTGGTACGCTGCTGTGGCTCTGTGCGGCTATACTGTATTCCTGTACGTGATGATGATTCACTATGATGATCTCATCGGTGGGGCCATTCCGGATTGGATGATAGCTGAAAACCTTCCCTTATATCCGCTTACTTTCTTAATGCCTACCCTGGCTTTTGTCATGGCAGAGCTGATCTATAAACTTACCCCATCCAGAAGTAGCCAGGCTGGCTGGCTGAGTCTTGCGGGCGCTGTGAGCATACCCCTTCTTTTCTTCTTTTATATTAGTGTCATTTCCTCCCTTTGGCACCCTGATCCCGGGCGGTTTGGTACGCATGCGCTTTTTTTATTATTCATCGCGCTTACCCTGGGTTTCCTCTTTCTGTTATTCCGGGCCGGTTATATACTGGTATATAAGAACTCAGACAGGCTAAATAAATATGCGCTCGTCTGGAAGGTGCCCTTTGCCATCGTGTTTCCTCTCCTAGGCCTTGCGCTGAACCAGGGTTTACTTTATAATGATTTTGGTAGTTCGAATGGACTGTTTGGTAACTTTGGTGATCCATGGTTTTTTATTCTGGCCGTTGTAAACGGGATCCTCCTATGCCTGCCTCCGCTTCGTAAGAAGCGCCTCAGACTGGCCGTATTTACCGGAAGGAGCATCACCTTTTCCTACACCTTATACTTTTTCTTCGTACTGCTTCCTTATCTGCCCCTTTCCATCATAGCCATCATCGCTTTTGGCTTAGGATTTTTAATGTTATCCCCCTCCTTGCTTATAGTAGTGCATGTGCGGGAGTTATGGCAAGATATACGTGATCTATCTGTCTTTTATTCCAAAAAGTTACTTTATGGACTACTTGCTTTAAGCTTTCTGGTGCTACCAGGCCTTATTACCGCTACTTATATGCATGACCGGCAGGAGCTCTTTGCCATACTGGAGTATATGGACTATCCTGATTATAG
It contains:
- the xrtK gene encoding exosortase K, with translation MKNALTRPRMFGFGVATLIFLGLKLLFRQADTAFFQFLLAPVNFLVCLLSDSNSVYMPEQGYYHAFYGFMIDKSCSGYNLMLLCYLMLTYLLLRYTKRAHWVLTAVPITLALAYVFTILVNASRILMSMTFEPAMVRRVALDEVILHEGMGIATHITFLVLLYIISETFLRRKNLHAQSV